The Branchiostoma lanceolatum isolate klBraLanc5 chromosome 5, klBraLanc5.hap2, whole genome shotgun sequence region GGTGCTTTGGAGATAGTACCCAGCATTGATCCATGCGATCCATCGTACCAAGGAGTGAGGAGAGAGAACTAGAGTTGGTGGAGAAGCAAACTAAGCCATCTCATGTTCCAACTTTAGCGACTTTCCCTGGCCGACTGCTACACAATCCGCGGGGATCACGACTGTAGTCTCCTGGGCGAAATTTCACCTCGCAGATTCCATAGGTTAAATGTTTTGCGGTACCGCATATATTCTCACCATACATCATCAACGGGCGGCATCAACATCGATTGACATTTGGGTCGTAACACCTTTGCCCGTATTACGATTGTCCTTGGGTCGACTGTTTCTTAAAGAGCCCGTGACCCTGACGCATTGATTTCTCATTAACTGCTGCTTTACTGCTGAGGTTTACATCACACATCGAATGCATTTCTTAGGCTAAGGCAGCTATAAGTCAAATAGAAGTCTTCGTTATTTTCAAGCTAAGATAAGTAATTGGCACCATTTGTCCATGCCACGTTGATTCCCGCAATGCCTCCTCAACGAGTGGCTAACATACAACACCAAAACGCCTATTCTAACGTATAATATTTTTCAGGACGGCTGGTTGAATTGTGCGTTTGGGTTTGTGCAGTAGCATTGTGTGGACGTGGCGAAGTCCATCTAAGTAAATTTTCACATAAGCCAAACCGTGTAAACATGAAGTAAACCTATCCACGCGACATATCAAGGAATCtaataaaattgtattttggtTAACATCCTTCATTTGGTTGTTGGCTATTACAATTTTAGCTGTCTGTAAGCTCAATCGTTGTAATGATGACGAGATACTAATACCCTCTGCCTAGCTGAGGTTGAGCTTTGCCGAGATTTAGGACCTTACGATAACAATATTCCTGTCTCCTGTACATACATACGCCATAGATCCTGAATAATTCATATTATCCAATTGGCCGTAAAACCTCAAGGACAGCAATGTCTGGCATATGAGAAATAATATGTGATGCTAGAAATTTACAAGCTGAATATAAGGTGGAGTGCCTTGGGTCCAATGCAATTATCTTAAACTCGTATCAGTTGGCAACCTAGGCTGTTCGGAGACTTGACTGACAAATAAGATCCAGGAACGTAACTTGTACGATAACCACAGATTTATGGTTTCCTGGAACAAAGACCAATGGGGAGCCAGATGAATTCCAGAAGCGAAGGTGTGTTGGCGCGAGGGAGTCTGTGATGCTATCCTTAGATTCCCCGTGCGGTGCATTAAAATGCATAGTTTCGTGATTGGAAGGGTGATTGGATATTACCGTTATCAGCAGAAGGAATGGTCACATGTCGGCAGATTCAAGAAACTGAAATCGAATCCGTCGATACCATCTAATACCGGGGTCACATATCCACACCGGGTCCCCCTCGGCCTGTTTGCGGGGACGTCAATAACAGTGattgataacctttattgtacattatcacatagccagatggcctcgaccaatcagaagcctccattgcccatgtgttatgacgccataacacacccgttcgaccattccattatgtagagggggaggttatctttttgttaacattcgtataatgttcatttgttcccaaaattgattttcaagaCATGGGGCAATGTGGAGgtgataataataacaataacctttattatacattcatgccctatcacgggctagGTCACTTGCATATACATGCAGAATACATGGTGACGTTTATATAGTGCcactgacaggatttctaatactaattcaaaacaatggttctaaagcTAGTCTAATTcattctcgtctctttgtgatgttagaaatataagttgagatggacttgttCAACATTGTGTGTTCAAAATAATAGTAGATACTTGTTTGAACttctgtttattcatgagaaactcACATCGGCCTGCAGGGCCTTTTTCTGCGGCCATGAGGGAAGAAGTAAGGATCAGGCAAATATATACTAGTGACAAAGACATAGTTTACATCATCTAAAGTCCTAATTAATATATCAGAATATCTACACAAATTATCTTCAATACCATTTTGTCTTCCTAAGACATGTACTTGCTCTATCAGATAATAACAATATGCTAAATGCCCTATGTATCTCATATTTTCTAAATTCCCAAACTTTGACATCAAAACCCTTATTTTCTCTTTAACTACGTATACCCAGTTTACCATTAGAAGCCATTATTCATCTATGAGTGCCAGCACGGACATGTAGCTATGTAGCTATCGTTGTACCGAAAATGTAATGCTAGCACATGTCAGAACATATCTGTATGACAAGCAGCTCTCTTGCCTATGTAACCTGCGATCAAATAGCACATGATTTATGATCTTTGTACTCTAAAAAGTCCGGGCATATCTTAACAATCGACAACCGTCTGGTTTTCACAGGCATCACCACTGTCCTGACCATGACCACCTTCATCACCAGTGCTCGGGACTCACTTCCCAAAATCTCGTACATCAAGGCCATCGACGTGTACTGCGTCATGTGCTTCCTGTTTGTCTTCGCGGCGCTTCTGGAGTACGCCGCCGTCAACTACCACTCGAGCGTGCGCCAGCGCAGGGAACAGAAGGCCTTAAAGGCCAAGAAGTCCGGAGCGGAAGATGTGCACAAGCAGGAGGAACAGGTGATAAAGCAAACATCTTTCAATATCTTACACGACTGTCAATTAGGCTGACGATACTCTGTTTCTCCTATTAGGTACAGATAGTCGTCATGCTTCTCTCACTAGGCACATATagtctaatctccaagaagatctacACGGGgtgcgaaaatcgtatatgctagccagagaaggtccagtcagactggcttggagattacatataGTCTTCATTCTTAGTGAGCAGCTGTGATTGGTTTTATTTGTagtgcatacccggtaaaccgcatcgaGGCgtcacaccaggtttgtactgaagagtacaggCTGCATATCCTGACAGATATCTTTCCgatgagtgtgttgggttcttaaacgtgctcgaggtgtggctctcctcagacacgggacctccatttaacgtcctatcctagggacgtccctgacCGAAGCTAGGTAATCATATTCaactgagtaaagtggggaaagtcgtgtaaagtgcaattcccaagggcacaacgttgacgggacaaatcagggaaccccggattcgaatctgatatctctgggttctggggccaaacaccctgccactatgccaccgTGACGTTTCCGCATGGTCTATATCATCTCGTTGCTGACTTAGGGAGAATGTATCTTGTTTTAGTCCTATTCATGTAATCCGTAGCCTTAAAGTGGCATTTGGGCTATTGAGTAAAAAAACAAACGTACTCAAGATATGTTGCAAATCACATTGGATAATCGTATGTCAAGTTCCAATCATAATGGGGATAAATATCATGTTGTCCGTATGTTATTAATTGCAGTTATCGGTATTGAGTTGTAACTCGTACTTTTCCGTTATCGCACGAGGAACTCTAGTCAAGACGTGTATCCATATTAATCGTCTGTCTTAAGAATGTTTGCTGCTCGCAGTATTTTCAATCTAAGTAGAATCAGCAGATTTGATACACACCATGTGTTGGCGCCAACGCAGTTCATGCAATAACATTCCGTCGTCAAGATAAGGTTTGCTGCTGAGGACTGCAGGCAATGGTTTTAATGGTAGTTCTAGTTATTTCGTACAAGGCAAAAGGCATTTCTACAATGATAAATCAAACTGACCCCGTTTGCTGTCAAGAATTGTCACGAATATCAACTGACATTCGTCTGCGACAATTATACAAATTTAAACAAATAGAACATCATTCTGACTTCATGACTCTAAATTTTTAAAATTCTCTTTGTTATTTGAGTATTAGCTTTCACTTTGATTACCATTCATCTGACTGCATATATCGTAACGGTTGGGTTTACTTTATGTCCTGCAGCCGGGAAGACTAGGCGGTCTACTAGCAGCTCTTAAGAGAAAAGGATTCGATAATGGACCCGAAAAAAGTGATGAGCAACCAGGTCACGGTTTATCTGTGACAGTGACGTCCAAAAACCTCGGCAAAGACAAGCACGACTCAGAAAGGCAAGGTTTCACTTCCCCGGGCCGTGGTCTTGGTAAAAAGATTCCTTGGTCTCGAGCGACGCGAACACAGGAAAATGTTCCCCTCAACGTTTTCAACGCTGGGTCCACAAACGTGCAGCGGCAATCTGACGCACACACAGGAGACGATTACTCCGTCATCAACGACGATCACGTGTGCCTGAACATCCCGACGTTGAACGTTTCTAACCAGAGTCTGGAGAGACGGCGCAGGAGCGACGCGAGTTCACGGCTGGGACGGAACTCTGACGGGAGTTCGAGACCAACCAGAAAGTCGTCCATCGCGTCCACCGCGAGTCCGAGAGGCAGCATAGCCAGGATGATCATTGACTACGCCAGAGAAATGGAGGAGAAAGGGATGGAATTAGTACCGCAACAGCAGGCATCGACGGAAAACGTTTCAAACGTCGATGATGATGACCTGATGAGTAGACCAAACGACGATCCACCTCCGGTGATCCGGCAGCCGGAATCACATCTCCGCGTGATGCCTGAACGTCGCCGCGCGCTGTCCAGCAGCGAACCGCCCACCTCCGCACTCAAACAGACCGAGTCCCGCCTGTCCCTCAGTGCCGACCCGCGCGCGCGTAAGCTCTCCGGCATGGGCATGGCCGTCCTCAATGCAGCAAAACTACAGAAGGAGGCGAACGACAGGGCGGCAGCGGCGGGGAGCGGACGGGGCCGACCGAGGGAGCAGAGCGACGCTACTGTGAGGAAGCGCCCGGTCTCGTTTGCCTCTCTGGGCCAGAAGGTCATGAAAATACAAGAGGAGGGAAGgcaagaaaggaaaagactCACCATCGCCGAAGTGGTCTCGCGAGTAAAGACTTCCAATATTAAACTGCAGGTTAAAGATGTGAACACCATAGACAAATATTCCAGAGTAGTCTTCCCAGGTGTATTCTTCCTTTTCTGTGTTATGTATTGGGTCTCATATGCACATACATAGCTGATCCGAAAACAATATACTTTTATTCCCTTACCTCACAAGAAAGACTATGCCGGATATTTGATTCATTGTTAAGATGGAGGgtattcatacaaatatatgtGAACGTCATCAGATCAGATGTACCTATAATGGGCACACAGGTGTCGGAAAAATTTTAAACGCCAAACTTTTCACTTTACCTCTAAATTATTTTTCATCTATTAAGTTAGACGATGGTCGAAACTAACGGCGTCAATGACATTTGGTTTCGTATTTACGGTATACAGATGGAGCATGTGATCAAAGTGTGGGGAAGAGTGGTAAAATACAGGTTGAGTGCTTCATATTTGAGCCCCTGCATAGAAAAGGAGTAACGACCATGAATAGTCTTTCTCTTCCATTGGAAATCTCTTGAGAATTTCATGCCCTCTCTTCCTTCGGTATACAAAAGACCTTGGAACACAATAACACTAAACAAAAAAGagaaatgtacatatacataacaCTGTGACTGTAGATAACGGTAGCCATGTTGGCCCAAGTACACGTATCTAATGTTAATGGACTCACATTACACAGTATAAGACACACGTGTACACACTAGAAGTGCCAGAAGCATCATATGTAAATTTACTTAATATCAAATATATCCCCATTGTGGTGAACATATCCGTAACAGGATGTTGATAGAACGTTTAAGGGCATCACCAGCCTTAAGAAGACATGTATAACTTACTCCAGTTTTTCGGAAACCTTTTGATAAAATTGGGAAAGTAAATTTAATCGTTTCGTCCAATGTACGACCAAGTGTGATTGTGTCTATATTGTCACATGATATAGCATGTGGATGTACATCTTCTTCTGAACGATTAGCAAGAGATGAGATGGCCATTAATGAATGCTAATCTCAGGATGAACACATCACATTTTATTTGTGGACAGTCCTTTGTTCATTATTACATTTGGTGACGACTTGGATGTCGGTGAACGGAAACAGTGTTGCCCTAATATGGACAATTTAAATAAACTGAAACATTATATCCCTAGAAAACTTTGTGTATGTTGATAAAGTACTGCTATGTCCAGTAACATTGTACAGCCCAAAAATCAACAGACCAATGGTGTGAGGTTGATTTGTAAaccgtacatgtatgtcataaagGGTGCCCGTGATCATCAAAGTAGCCTTAGATACCATCTGTGTCTATAGACGACCCATTCCGTAGTACGTTTGGAGAAAGACTGTCCATGATATACACTTAACATATCAAAATGTACACGAACCCGTAAACGGGTCGTTATCCTTATGTGCCTGTACAGCAACATTACACAAGATACCAACAAGTCATGCCTTAGTGTCATTTTTCCGAGGAAAACCTCTATTCCTGCTGGGCGTTAAGAAGATAGATGGTATTTTGAAACGGTTAATAGTGTGACCATGGGCAGTGCAGAGTGAAGGCGGGGACCTAACAGGTGTGATGTTGTATGATTTCCTCCGGCTGAAATTGGACACAAAGCCTGACAAAATTGCCTCATACTTTATGCGTCTACTTCCATTTAGCAGCACCTATGTATGGCTGTACTTCATGAAATATGATTAGCTTTGTGTATAGAATTCGTCTCGGCTATCAGTTTCCCTTACCCAACCCTATAATATGCAAAAGTGGACTTAAGATTTATAGCTTAATCAGCATATTCAGGCTATTAACAAGCTGAAGATTTGGAGATTTTTAATTTCAGGGGGGTTCGAATGGCAGTAGGCTGTTTTTGAGAGACAAATGGATGTCATGCTCGTGTGTCACAAAAAGTCCTCAACAGAAAATGGAAAGTACAACTTAGAAATAGAAAAGTTAGGCTATTCAGAATGAGACTCTGTTGGACATCGCATCAAGCCATGTGCTCAGGGAACCGGCTAAGTGCAAACGAAACAAAGGGGGATCCAGAGTCAACTTACACCAGCCTGAGTGATGTGAAGGAAGTAAACACGTCAATGGAGATCAACATCCAGTAAGAAAGCTTTCAAACAAAGTGAAATAGTTACTAAGTAAGTCGGTAAGTGGATAACAAATCACTAGCCTTCAGATCCCGGTGAAAACAATAATTATTCTTCAGCTCCATCtatgaatagaaaaaaacatgaaaaagcaCTGGAACGCTGGGTTGTCTTTTTTACCGAAAGTCCTCTGTCCCTCGTGACAAAATGAAATGCCAACAGACTACAGAGGCTCATAATTGGACCCACTGTGCACTCCGTGGAGAACACAAAAGTGCTGAATGAGCAGAGGACATAACCCACATCTCACCATCGGCCCACACACTGGGGCTCAGGAGGCAGAATGAGAAGATAAAAAGTGACTCGTTACATACTTTTAAATTTGAAAGACCAGACTAGGTCAGCTGGAAGTTATGGAAATCCATTTCTCTCCTGATGAGGTTCTCACTAGGTCAGACCATAGTCGACATGGCAATGTTCAACATCATAAGCTATCAATTAGTTAATGGAAAGTCGTACTACTGGGTCTAAAATGTATatgaatttttaacaaaatCCATATTCTGCACTTAACTGCGCGCGTCTTTCACGTGTACTCGTGTTACAGGTAGCTCAATTCTGCTGCCTTTAGGGAAAATACCATTAGGCCTGCAAATACTGACTAAAATGTGGGTCAGGCGACGCTCAGCAGGGGTCCCGCTGTCAATAAACTGTCATCACAACGCGTGTCACCATCCGATAATGCGGTAAAGATACGAGGGAATACTCAGACGCGAAGTGTGTACTTCGTTGACTAGAATATATAACACGCAGTTTATTTGTTGTAATACAGAAAACTAGAAGGGTTTGTGATAGTTTGCAAAAATCATTGTCCAATATAGTAAAGCTCTTTTCATGCACGTTTGCACGTTTCAGTCATACATTTACAGACCAGGGTCCGACATCGAGCAGTGCAACGGCTgaacttttgttttcaaaagatGGATCCCTTTCGTACACCAGCAGTATGTTTTGATGTACAAGAATCTGTATCATTTCTGGAATCTGGCCAGGGGACTTTCAATTTCTAACACCAATTTGCTGGCCGCCATAGACCAAAAGGGTCAAGAGGTGTCTGACACTGCAGCTCCATCCTCACAAACCGTCAAAGTGCGTTACTGTTTCCTTCCAAGAGGCGCTCTGCAGATAGCTTTCTGTCTGACATTTTGTCAGTTCAATATCTTGGAGAAGGAGGCCCAGTGTTATACATTTGAATGTGACAGACCTGCCGTAGGTGGTCGCCAGAGTTAAGTCCAGACTAATCTCTGTCACTCTTAGTGCTACATTGACGAGGAACGTCGGGCGGGTAAAGTTATTCGAACACCATAGATCCCTTGGGGGATCCTTGGGTTGTGATGCAAGTTTGCAATTTATCTTGAATTGTTTATTTCTGGCATATGGTCCTTATCATTACATTAAAAATATTGGCAAATCACATGCCATTTGTTTACCATATTAATGCAATGCTGCCAGAAGGCAATCTTACAGGATGATAAGCTTACGGCTTCAGAAATATAAGTGAAGTATGTATCATGTACTGGAGATCTTTCAAGTTAACAAATACATTTCTCAGACAATGCTGTATTCTAATTATTGTCAGGTAAACGTGTGCCTTGACTTGCAGGCGCAGCTTTGGTATACTGTTCACAGTTAGAAAAACACACCTCTGAAAGTCGAATTATCGGGAAATGTAGCCTCTTCTAACCCGACCATCCACTGGTTTACCAGTAACTGAGAGAAAGACTAATAAATTTGTACAGGAGTATGCCTGGAGCTGAGAGTCTAAGGCAAAACCATTGGTGGCAGTAGACTgaggccaaaaaaaaaaaaaaaactgagttAGATTTTTCTTGAACCATTGCTACTTGAGTATGTGTAATCAACATGGAAATGTTTACTAAGCCAGGTATTGCCTGAAGAAAGATAATGTTATACAATGTAGGTTACAAAGTGAGAGCGTGATCCATCCAAGGGACATGATGTTGCtatcctccaccaggccttcctaagggagtacggatcgtagaattcggcaaaaaagttcAATATTTGGTCGGGATTGTCAGTCCATAGGCAGATTAACATTTCCACCTCGGAGAAATGGCTGCTCCCTCAAGTTCTACTggcaattattctccctatagccggcgtattcagtctggtggagactaggaTATTGCCATGTCAGTATCTGCCTGTCTGTTCTGAACAGGTTTGAAAGCTCAAGTCAGCTAATCCGTTACTATTACACGATACGACACTCCCACTGTCGGGGCGTGCGTGGATTTGGACAGTGACTAATGACTCCGACAGCGGCGAGACGTGGTGATTAAGAAGATCACACCTGGAGCGTCACCTCCCACAGGTAACGTCTCGTCAGAAGCGTCAGCACCGTTTCCCAAAGCATCAGTTGATGTTAACCCGTCTAAAGTGAAAATCTGATCCAACACTTTCATCGGCACAGTGGtcatcatgttttgtttcaatGTGAGTTAAGGGGATCCTGAAAATATATGACAAAGGCTTTATCATCTTCTTCTGACATATTCCATGATGCGATCTATCATTGAAAACTCTGCctacctcatttgcattttcTTGCCCCAGGATACAGAATATTAAGCAGGTAAAAAGATCAAAATGTCGTTTGGCTTTTAGAGCTTTTATCGATGCGATTTGTATCACCATTATATTTTCTATGTGAATCTGAGTCGGCCTACGCTCAAGGAGTGATTTGCCTTCAGTACGTTAAACATGTTTATCAAAAACCTTGTTAGTCATGAGCCCCCAAACATTTCCAATTccatttttctttctctttaacAGATATTCTACTAAACTATTCGATTCCCTACAGTTTTAAACCACCAAAACCcaaaacaaactttcaaaaaGCGACACCAGCCAGCATGGCATCACTATCCAGTCCATCTAACTTTAAGAAAGCTATCCAACATTTTTAATAgcttgtttctgtatgttttggTATGATTATCTATGTTTCTATAAACTCTGTAATCTGTATGTATTTTGTCTAAATTCTGAACCCCGAAAGCCTTTCAAGGGCAGCAACATCAAACTCAATCGAACTGCCAAAACCGAAAGCGAATGCAAAGACGAAAATATTCCTGTACCGCATGTCACACCTCTGGAACCGGACAGTTGTTGCATGAACTTGATATTCTTCTGTTATCTTCAAACTTTTTTAATCCAGTTATCCTGTGTTAATGTATTGTGGGACAGTATTGCGTAATGTGCATTGATGTTtatgtgtatttgtttaaggaccacaggaagaataccTTCTTTTGGAACGCTGAGAGGGTATTTCAATAAACATAAGAGCAGTATGAATTATGCATTACTGGGCTGCAGACATGAACTGTTTTataaataatataatatatTCATCACCCAAATGTCATGTTATGATTCTTTCGCAACGGTCCATCATTGTCAACGATGAAGGTACCTTAttcttatttgtttttttcacacgTTTGATCAATATCCCATCAAAAATAACGCAAGGATATCTGACAGCATTACACAACATTCCAACCACAACACGGTAAGCGCCCGACTCAGAGCAAAGCCATTTTGCGTAGATGCGACAGTAATTTATGGCTCTAGTTCAT contains the following coding sequences:
- the LOC136434416 gene encoding gamma-aminobutyric acid receptor subunit beta-1-like codes for the protein MATLLLDSGCTVGALFLFLVTVFTLPHRTWQNAPGDADIPDVEEMLEVRGYDRNFRPGFGGPPLLVDMSLSVASIDRVSEVDMDYTLTIFLREYWRDERLHFSETNRSLSLDGRLVERLWVPDTFLVNAKSSFLHKVTVDNRLLRLFPDGRLLYGLRITAKAACPMDLRKYPLDVQTCPLQFESYGYTTEDIRFKWKDGNESIHGLERIELAQFWVGDHEVSDEVQKYETGEYPRLTIRFKLYRNIMYFILQTYLPATLLVVLSWVSFWINHEAVPARVALGITTVLTMTTFITSARDSLPKISYIKAIDVYCVMCFLFVFAALLEYAAVNYHSSVRQRREQKALKAKKSGAEDVHKQEEQPGRLGGLLAALKRKGFDNGPEKSDEQPGHGLSVTVTSKNLGKDKHDSERQGFTSPGRGLGKKIPWSRATRTQENVPLNVFNAGSTNVQRQSDAHTGDDYSVINDDHVCLNIPTLNVSNQSLERRRRSDASSRLGRNSDGSSRPTRKSSIASTASPRGSIARMIIDYAREMEEKGMELVPQQQASTENVSNVDDDDLMSRPNDDPPPVIRQPESHLRVMPERRRALSSSEPPTSALKQTESRLSLSADPRARKLSGMGMAVLNAAKLQKEANDRAAAAGSGRGRPREQSDATVRKRPVSFASLGQKVMKIQEEGRQERKRLTIAEVVSRVKTSNIKLQVKDVNTIDKYSRVVFPGVFFLFCVMYWVSYAHT